The sequence TCTTTGCTCAATTGATCTTTCTCCAGTTCGCTGCAGAAGTCCTATGCAAACTCCCAGTTCGGTAATGATTTGTACATACCAATTCAAGATTAAttgcattttagaaaaaataaaatcaagtgAAATTGCACTGATGAGAAGAAGTGTGATAAGTATGTAGATTGTTTTTCAGTAGGGTAGAATGCCTTTTAAATCTCTTTTGGACACTGCTTATTTTTAAAACGAATGCATGAGGAAACGGTTTATACATGTGGAAATGATCAAGGCAAATccttgatttttaaaggggagcTCCACCTTCATTGTATAAATTACATTTGTGTGTAGTGTGCCCTAATGCTTTTGCATTGTTGGTTTGGGTTTGGCCTGGAGAAGCAATGTGAACATGTAATAGATGTTATGGTTAACAAAGAGGGTGTATTTGTAAAGTACATCATATCTCCAGAAATAGGAGCATATTAAAAATGTTACTAAATAATTTCTAACGCTGTCCTCTTCCTAGAATACCTCCATTGTTTAATTGCGTCCACACCTTCCCTTGCATTTAGACTACACTAACTTGTACCCATTAAATAACCTACAACCTTAATAGTTTTTTCCTCAATAGCGAATGTAACAAGGCTCTATATAATATAGAAAACCCACAATCACAGTGCAgatgtactgtatatgtataaaatCTTTAACTTACACAACAATATTACAACATCTATCTTCAATTATCTCATCttacacacagtgtatatagCAGTTCAACATTGGTGATACAATAAACATTTAAGCTATACTCCTAGGAGGCAAAGAGCACTTACACCAACAAAACGTCTTCTGCTTCCTGTTCAACCCGTCCTGCTGCCAAGACCCATTTCTCCTTTAGCCATAGAGAGGCAAAGACAGTGGGTTATGTTTCGGGACACTGGGAAAAAGAATGGACTGCCAATTTTTCCACACCACATCCCTCATCCCTGTTTCCATTCTTCCACAGTTCTTTTTCAGTGCCCTTCATATGAGGTAGGCATAGGAATGTTTTacctttttgtttcttttattttattttaccaattTTGGTGGTCCACATTTTTATCTGTGCCAGATGCCTGACTAAGGTACATGTGGGACATTCGGACCCAAAGAGTTATGAGCATGTTGTATCTGGACAAAATGTATATGATGTTCCTGGTTCTCCATTTTGAGTCCGTCTTAGAGTGTGTTCCTTGCCCATGTTTGCGCTCTCCTGGAGCTAATATTATCTCAGTGCGCAGGATGGCGAAATCATCTGGGACTACATCTGGGTAAACCTGGAAGCGGTGCTGTACTCACGGTTCCATATGCACACGACTAAAAATGCACTTCCACATTTGCGAAACAAATTTCTCGGGCATCTCCACAGTTCcatttctctgtctgtgtatttGCTTCCTTGAATTGATCTCTCATCTAAAGTTGAGTGGTGTGGCAAGTTGTCACTATGGATTATAGTATGCTGAAATGGGGGTGGGGAGGTGGTTTTTCTCCACCATCATGCCCTGGGTATGCTGTCTCCTAAGTAGATCCTGAAAAAGAATATCTCCGAATCTAAGATCAACCAGATCTGTGTACCAGGAACACCCGGGCCGATCAAACATGCTTGAGCCTTTCAAATTTAACCTTCCTAAGGATCAGTGGAATCATATAAATCGGTAGAAGAAGTGGACATGGAACCGAtctatgtttatttgcagcatcattatatttatttcaaaagacgTCCCAGATACGCACAAGGTCCCGAAGAACTTTGAAGGGACCTTGGTACACAGATCTGGTTGATCTTCGATTCGGAGATATTCTTTTTCAGGATCTTGGTAACTTGCTTTAGCAGCATGGCTTTTCAAGCCTTGTCCTTAAGCAAATGGGTTTAGCCAATCCCAATATTCAGACCATGCTATGGGCTCTCTTACTTCCTATGTCAATCCTAGGGATTGGAAATCCTGCCTAGCCTGCTGCAATGAGCTGAGTGCTTAatccaaaggtttttttttgagGGTGGAGGGGGTTGTAGCTCTCATTGCTTCAGAGTTCTTAAGATGTGGGGGTGTCTACGCTCCAACCctccaatgctttttttttttcttctgcagaaccAGCTGGTGTTGTTTCCAAATGTttcgtgtttgtttgttttttgttttattacacaaTGCCTGGGCCATGTTTGACTTCTATGCTCCTTTTAACTTATTTGTTCCAACCTAATGCCATCTCTGTTTTTCTCATCATACAGGAGTTGGTGGTGCCATCCTTATGCCCATGCAACTCCAAGAAAGTAACACTTCACTCTTTGTTTTCAGATCAATCTGTACAGAGCTCAGGAGTTCTATCATTCAGGCACCCTGTTTTGTCCTTTTCATGAGTGTCATGGGAAAGGATGCATTAACTCCTCCCAGTCGATCTTCCACTCGGGCAATCCAACGGGCCTATTTTATGGCGTTAGTACTAGTCCCCTCTTGGTTGAGGGCATACTCAAACAGAGCGGTTGACCGATAaaacatttgaagaaaaaaacaaaaccccacacacattaacccttgtgctgcctgtctagactggtactagcaaaatcaaggGGAGCTCTTGCTGTCAAGAGCTAGTATTCGTTGTTGcaactaattttttattttgccaagcaagGATCCTTACGTGTATTGTGCCGAACCTGTTGACAGTTTCAACGTTGAGAGATTGACTACCTTACATTTTATACTTGCTGTTAAATCCCTTTCTTCAATGCTGTAGGGGTTCACTCCACCATAGGTGTGTGGTCTtctctactcttttttttttttttttttgtctcctcCTTGCTGGGCTGGCTGTAAACTGAGGAGTAGGGAAGCAGAGGGATTATAAAGGAGGGGTCTGTTCATGTAATCAGTGCCCTGCCTCTCAAGGGTGTAACCTAACCCCACATTTATCACCTAAGAAAGagatttatcagaaaatacagaaggTTTGGTTTGTCTTATTTCAAAATAGGCAGTGCTGTGCTTTACGTACTGAGACCGAATACAGTTGTGTCAAATGCTTAGCTGGAATATTCTGGgggttttttcagtttttttacattacttacaATTAAACAGGTGCTGGAGCAATTGTGTAATTTAATGTGCAACTTTGGTATATTTATGTGGCTAGTATGGTTAATATATTAATCTTAAGTCTTTTTCCACTCATCTTTTGCTTTCAACTAAAGGGTCAGTTTTCTTCAAGTCCAATCCAGGGTGGACGAAGAGCATATAGTCTCGGGAGTATAGCGAGCCcgacattttttgaaaaatctccCCTCAGAACCACATCACCAGCATTTTCCCCAATATCTTCTCTATTGGGAAAAACTCCAATGGCAGGTGAGTGTCAGTGTTTACAATTCATCTAAATGGGTATTTGCACAGTTTTCTCTATTTATAATATGTGACTTTTGTAATTTGTCCTAATTTTCAAATTTTTAAATCATTGATCTCTTAAACTGCTACGCAATCTCCTATTACCTGATATTATTGTTATCTGGTATATACGTTCTTGACTTGGTGGTACATAGGATCTTGCTTAAGTATTTGATGTGGGCTATTCCCTAGTACTTTGAACCTTCTCTCATAATTATGAAAGACATGGAACCTTAAAACATAATCGAGAATTACATGAAAAGTAATCCCAAATCTAACacatttttgtttgtgttatGATCCCTTCGATGCACAGCGCTACGTAATATGTTGGAGCTTTATAAGTGAAAGATATATTAAGGTCAATTATTGTACCTTGGAAAATACATGTTCCCCAAATTTCTAGTTATAGTGGACTTTTCCATTGAAacgcaaaataaatatttagcaatTAAAATAGTACATTCCAGCATCCTTGCTTTTACCAACTTTTGTGCAACTTTTAATGATCATTCTATAAATTAATATGATTGTTCCCTCCTGTTTATTATCCCTTTAGTAGTCTAAAGCATACCGGAGATATTGCTAAATCTAATGctctttattacattttgtataCAGAACAGAAGAAGCTATCATTTCCTTCACCAGAGTCACTTCCTGCTTCAAAATCAATGGTTAACTCATGTACCAAAAGTCCTTTAATTGAAGGCTGTTCTCCAATCAAAAGTATTTTTGAGATTAAATCAAAATCTTGCAGCGAAAACGCACAGTATCGGACATCCCTTTTTCAGATACCATTATCCATTGAACATTTGGAGGAGGAAAAAGAAAACTCTCCACTTACACCATTGTTGTCACCTGGAGGCAGTATTGTAATACAGCTACATAACATGGATTCATTTTCCCCTGATACTCGCACAATGGACACTGTATCATCAAAAGTATGCACTCAGCAAGGAACTATAGAAGTCATAGATGAACTGAAAGACAATGACACTGTAGAAATGGTGGATCCTGGGGAAATTGAAGATGATCACATTTGGGTTAAGGATACTGTAGTATCTGACAACACTCCAATGACTAGTTTCATGGCCTGCAATACATTTAGCGTTGAGACTTCTCATATGTGCATGTCTCCTCTAGCTGAGAGCAGTGTAATTCCTTATGACAACAGCAGCATCCAGGTAATGTTATCTATGCACTTAATATTAACAACTTTGAGTAAATACAATAACTGATACTGCAGTGAATGCTAGTGTGAAGTTTGTTCTCTCAGCAATGGGTCTGTCTGAGCGACGATACTGTGAGCAGGGGATTTTGATATTGTCGGTAAAATAATTTAGCGTTGGAGAAATGTAACTGGCTGTCTAATGTAAATGGATCAAATATATAAACTTGTTTTTCCCCACCGTCCTACTTGTTTTGTCATAACTTTCCTCTGTTTTATTATGTAAAGGTGGACAGTGGTTACACTACACAAACATGTGGATCCAGTATAATGGATGGAATTGGCACAGAGGGGGTTTACAAAGAGAATGATACACAGATTTGTGATATTCAGAATGGATCTCAACATTTCAAGGCAAAGGTATGTAGGGTGTTTTATACAAGTAGCTTCTGCAAAGGCTATGGACTTCTATTTTATAATCGTTACTTGGGACTAAACCTTTTTCCTAGATAAAGGTTTATTTCCTACTTCAGCCAGTCTTCTCAGTTTATGGCAAATACATTTGTGTATTTGGCTCACATATCATAATGGTGGGGAAAGGAAATATGCAGTACTTAATTTCTGAAAACTCTACAAAGCTTTGTCCTGCAACACAAAAAGTCGTTTTTCTCAGAAATTTAAACTGATGACCGCAGCATTCTCTTTTCTTTTTAGGATGGTGATAGTTCGCTGACTTCTGTTGAGCTATAAAAGTGTGTTTTTCATGTTAGAAGTTTACAAAACATTTTGACAAAGTTTTCAGCACTTCTTGTAAATGTCTCAAAACTGCACCTGTAAACTTGCCCCCACTGTTTTCAAAAGTCATTAAAAATATAAGATCCCATTCAGATCTCAACATTAAATTTGGTATGGACAGTCTTTAAAACATGAAggaataattatgtttttttttattttaactcctgGTTTTCTTGTTTGGAAATCATTTATCAAATGCATCCTTGAAATGTTAGCCTCCTCAAACCCGGTCATGTGGTATATAAAAAAGTTTGTTACATTCTGATCTCATTCCTGGCCTGAGAAAATTATGGTTTTTGTATGCTAACACTTGTggattttttgttatttaaaaaaataaataaattaatatttgggACCCTTTTATTGTACTAAAATATGTgcagaaagtaaaaagaaaatcgTAAAATAATTTGTACTAGATCATTGATATAGAAAGGCCCTCATGAAATATTTTTGGGAGATGAGGAATATATGACCATTTTGTATCTGAAATATTTTCTTTAGAATGATATTTGACATTTTAAACATTAACTTACATTAAAGAGGACTCAAGAAGGTCAGAAAATTGCGTGGATGAGAAGCACATTTTTGCTGAAACAGGgcagtttaatttttttcattgtgGCTTTGTGTGTATTTGTGTCTTATGAActccttgtttttttgttttttttcgaccAAGGAGTTTTCAGCATTCGAAGTTAATGGACATAGACTGCGAGAACCCGAGTCTCCAGAATCAGAACATCTGGTTCGGAAAACAAGTCATAAATCCCATGCACTACACTCTGGGACTTGGAAGCTGAGTAGTGACCCTCTATTTAACAGACTAAATAAGAATGGTATGTTTACAGTCTTCTTTTCTAGAAATAGGCTCTATTCTAAGCCAGAGTTTTAGAAAATGAAGGGTAAGGGTGGTTCTCAATGCACAAGTTTATTAACATTTTAGTCCTTTCATCTTCTCTTTAGCACGGCTCCAGAGCCCACACAAAACAGTCGATGGAAAACCTGTGTCACATTACATGCAATAACTAAAGTTCTGACAAGAAAATGGTTCGACTTCCTGACTTCTGTGAATACTGATAAACTTGATGTACATCGAACATATGAATGTGAAGAGGTGGTATGGATCCACTAACTTaaagcatatttattaatttagagcAATGACTCTGAAGAATCTGTGGGTTCCTCCCCTTCCCCAGAGTTTAGAACTATAAAAAGATACAGAATAAAGTGAGTTTAGAGAACATGTTCTCTTTGGAAAGTagacattttgtatttttctacatGTTATGATTCTAATATTGATGTGTTCTTTGTTAACATTTGATCATACTGTGCTGCTTCGCCCCCTTATAACTCAAAGGACAGCTGGAGAGCAATAGACCTAACATTGCTAAGTAAGCAAATTGCAGACTGATGGGTACAATCAAGTAAAAAGATTACTGTAAACAAACTGAGCCAATTATTACTTATGTAGCTAACTGCAATCCTCAATTactgtattaaaatacattacaaacGTAAGCCTCTGCCAAGGCAACCTTTGTGCTCAATAGACATAAGCCTTAAGAAAATTTCCATGACTTTCTGCAGTTGACAGCCTTTTCCTGATCTGTAATGTTTACAGATATTTCTGCATGTGCACTTCTATGTACGtggaaatataattgaaaatgttACTCACCACAATTATTTCTGGCAGATTCCTGTTCCGTTTTGAGCTATGTGGAGCTGTAAAGAGTCCACCTACTCAAACCATTTATAAAACCAGTGTCACTTCTATTATGACAATAAGCATGCACCATCTTTAGTCTAAATGTTCCAAATATGAAACCTTTTCAAATCATTTCAGTCCTAGGTCACAAGCCCTTTTATTGACATTACTCACTTTACATTGAGTATATGTTCAAGAACAAACTTTTTCTACCACATGGCACTGCAATGTCTTCAACGTGAATTTCATGTTTAGACATTTTACTTAAAATCCTCATTTCACCAGCCAGTGCCAATTTATTATGTAATGATTATTGATTGCTGTtatgtttgctttttatttgtCCCCACCCAAAAGCCATTGCTGCATTTACTAAGCCTTTTTGTATATCCTTGTGCcgtggtcagagagagagagtggttgAGGCATTCCCTAGTATGATGGTATTTTACAAATTAAATCTTGATGGCTGGGCTTGGCGTCCTTGCATGGTTTGCACATTTCAATGGTTCTAAAATAGATGGGAGTTACTGCCTCAGTAACTCCGTACTACACTTTTTAGTGGTGGAAAAGGACTGGTAAGCAATGCAAGCTCCTCAGTGTTCAACAAATTTGGGTTATTGGCATTGGAATCAAAGTGATGCTGTGTCCAATAGTATGTTTTTAAAGctacttttcttttttcctttaatTTTTACTTTAATACGCAACATGTATTTTGTGGGGATTCACTTATATGGCCTATATCAGTGATGGCTacactgtgacactccaggtgttgtgaaactacaagccccagcatgatttgccagtagataactagctgatagctggcaaagcatgctggggcttgtagtttcacaacacctggagtgtcacaggttagccatcactggcctaTAGCATCTTATCCTGTCCCTTTACTAGTTAACTTCTTTAGCTTGTTTCTGAAATTATTAATGTCGCTTATTTTGTACAGATTTGTTTAACATGATGTCTTACAGCCTTGGTTGGTTAAAAATAGACTTTTGGCCCCAGCTTTTAGCCTCATGGAGACTGAAGTAATTGTATATGGTTATGTTCAACTGCCGGGAGGGATGGGAATAATTGCTGCTGGAGTGTAACATAAAATGTGACTGTGGTTATTGACATAAGAATGTTACACATGAAGATTTGTATACAGATAAGATAACACCTTATTAATCCATTGtacaatttttaatattgtgttttcAAACTTTTGCTGCTTATTTCCTAGGCAggactttacatttttatatttatggaaATAAATGACCAATGGATTGGAAGATAGTGTTTACTATAATTTTACATTTAGAGATTATTGCAAAAACCATGTCAGATtttccattataataaaatatttctatttgatttttaattttgttttctcttGTATGTTTTTACACAAgtgtcaaaattattttttactgttttgtgcaaaatgtacattttgatTTATCTAAAATGTGGATTTTGTTTTCTTAATTATCTTTCCAACTCTTTTTAGTAAACAGTTTTGTATCCATTTTTGAAGTTGGGATAGATCAACCTGTTGTCAATGAAATACTCGGTGTTCACAGCAGAACAGAATATTGCAGGGTAGTTTGTGGGAGGAAGTGACCTATCCACTCATGTGATTGTATAAGTGAGGACAAACTGCATGTGATGGGCAATATCCTTGtaaggaggggaatagaggcaagGAATAAGCCTCAGATTGAGTCCTTTAATTGTGGAAGGAGCAGATTCCCTCCAACAGCCTAGAGTAGTCTTTACAGACTCCAGTGAAACGGGGATAAGGATGTGGTGTCAATTTTTACCTTtctaagaaacaaaaataaagctCATAAATTTAACtcttttaaatgcaattttattggTCTTCAAAGATAGTTttgtataatacattataaacTATACAACCTATCTGGCATGATAAGTGTTGAGATCGAACAGGGCCATACAACTTCATAATTTTTTAAGAGCTACTTAAACAGGGTTTCTTTGATTCTATTAACCCGATACTTCTTTAGAGACCTTTTGTTTACAAATGCATTTAAATCTGTGAAGCAGTGGAGAACGGTCTATAATGGTGATTTGAATTATTCACTActtggccaaaagtatgtggttgtgctgaagagctcaatgacttTGTAGCACTGTCATTTCATGCCACCTTTCCATCAAGTCATTTTATCAAATTTCTTCTCTGCTAGAGCTgccctggtcaactgtaagtgctgatGTTGCTCTtagacatttccacttcacaataataaGTCAGCCACGAATGTGGTATGCCAGACATCCTCACAGAACAGGACTGCAGAGTACTCAAGCATGTTGCACATAAAAACAGTTTGTCCTCAGTGGCAACACTCACTAatgagttccaaactgcctctagAAGCAACGTTGACACAAGATTTGCTTGTTGGTATCGGGCACAATGCTAAAAGTTAACTGGAGTGGAGGTAAGCATGTTACCAATGGACCAGTGTTAAGTGGAATGATGAATCCTACTTCACCATCTGGCACTGATGGACAAATCTGGGTTTGGCATATTCCAGAAGAATGCTTCCTACCTGAATTCATTGTATCAGCTGCAAAGTTTGGTGGACAAGGAATAATGGTCTGGTCTGTGCCTCTCTGTTAAAATTGAGAAAATTCTTAATGCTAcagtgacattctagagaattgtgtgcttccaaacAACCGTTTAAGCACAACAATCCCCCACTGCATAAAGTTAAGGTTTCCAGATTCTTGTGTGAAAAAACTTGACTgatctgcacagagccctgacctcaacccccaTTGAACACATGTGGGATGAATTGGTACACTGACTGCGAGCCAAGCCTTATAGCACATCTGTGCCTGACCCAGACGTCACTCAGATTTCTTTGAATTTCATTATGTAAGAAGTACATTTGTGCTCATTAATGCATATCCACCCAATGTCAATTACAGTAGGTTTAGGGATAGGTTGCTTTGACATAGGAGCCAGGATGCATCTGTTGGGGGTACTTAAGTGATGTATTAAATGTGTTCATGTGTTGTGTATCTGTCAAgcaaatgttttacatgtgtgttttgtttttctttcagtaACTAGTGCAAAGTAAATTCTTTACTTCAAAACAATTATTCCATACATTCTACACCAGGATACAAATCCACCAAACTTATATAAGTGAGAAATGTGCTCACAATCAAAAAGTATTGACAAAGTTTGAAATACAGATATAAGCTTTACAGAATAAAGCTACCAATCATGTTTCTGTTAATTATGTTTAAGGGGTACTTGCATGTGTTGTCCTTCATCGTTGTCCATTGCTCCTCATCAAAGTGCAGGTTAACCATCCTCCTACTTGTCCGTATACCAACAAGGTTCAGGTTGCCTTTTGTGTTCCAGTAATGAATAAATACATCAGATCGGGCCATAGCCAAGAATCTCAGATTTTTACATAGCATTATGTAGTAGTCATGCTTGTAACACCAAGTGCCATCTAGTGAGATCAAGGAGTAGGATCATTTCATCGATGGAAGCAAGAGTTGTTCAAAATGAGCATTAAAGCGGTCTGAGGCCTAATAACCAAAATCAGCCCCCAGAGTCGTCTATGTAATGAAGTGAAGGGTTTAAACTATTTTTGGGGGGCAAATTTGGCAGCCATATTATGAATCTAGCTTTCTTTACAATTagtgtgtaaaaaaaaccaaaaaaaaa is a genomic window of Mixophyes fleayi isolate aMixFle1 chromosome 2, aMixFle1.hap1, whole genome shotgun sequence containing:
- the BORA gene encoding protein aurora borealis, which encodes MGDVRAQLTPETPGRTAILNPFESPNDYCSLHEPFVSSPTVFKPAKSSVTPLQFRWSIDQLAAINPVDIDPEDIHRQALYLSHAKLDKEVEERRQKAIEEFFTQRTIVPSPWTQNDEKQAAQFHSTKCVDLIDESPLGREQALTLGKSTVACQTQLSLPVDFNLEKVLGEYFRAEENGDQSQENLSSLSLRRKLFLDGQVSGSECSSPSSPPPGPYDVPPASLGVLCSIDLSPVRCRSPMQTPSSGQFSSSPIQGGRRAYSLGSIASPTFFEKSPLRTTSPAFSPISSLLGKTPMAEQKKLSFPSPESLPASKSMVNSCTKSPLIEGCSPIKSIFEIKSKSCSENAQYRTSLFQIPLSIEHLEEEKENSPLTPLLSPGGSIVIQLHNMDSFSPDTRTMDTVSSKVCTQQGTIEVIDELKDNDTVEMVDPGEIEDDHIWVKDTVVSDNTPMTSFMACNTFSVETSHMCMSPLAESSVIPYDNSSIQVDSGYTTQTCGSSIMDGIGTEGVYKENDTQICDIQNGSQHFKAKEFSAFEVNGHRLREPESPESEHLVRKTSHKSHALHSGTWKLSSDPLFNRLNKNARLQSPHKTVDGKPVSHYMQ